A genomic stretch from Caulobacter sp. FWC2 includes:
- a CDS encoding DUF6807 family protein has translation MSLRAFLASALLLVAGPAFADPAIGKRVDAIFADDAVTLTEAGKTVLVYRTKPLDPAAEPGRSNYVGVLYAPDGTALTEDRPGDHPHQRGIWWAWMKVQTGGKTVADGWYMKGLSYFVRSKTFLGDAEGGGTLTVEVDWMVNSGPELAYVARETTKVTVRPLKSGARRVEFDTTITSRVDALGLGGSEDDRGFGGFSIRLVDPEHLTFASAGKTITPNGAAITAGGNMGFAWTGDGAPAWAVGLACKANGQAVTRWMLYNDRSMQNCVFPGRAPLVLKKDEALHLQETLVIRSIPKKKSP, from the coding sequence ATGAGCCTTCGCGCCTTTCTCGCCAGCGCCCTGCTTCTGGTCGCCGGCCCCGCATTCGCCGATCCGGCCATCGGCAAGCGGGTCGACGCCATCTTCGCCGACGACGCGGTGACCCTGACCGAGGCAGGCAAGACCGTGTTGGTCTACCGCACCAAGCCGCTCGATCCCGCCGCCGAGCCCGGCCGCTCGAACTATGTCGGCGTGCTGTACGCGCCGGACGGAACGGCCTTGACCGAGGACAGGCCCGGCGACCATCCACACCAGCGCGGTATCTGGTGGGCCTGGATGAAGGTCCAGACCGGCGGCAAGACCGTCGCCGATGGCTGGTACATGAAGGGCCTCAGCTACTTCGTCCGCTCGAAGACCTTCCTGGGCGACGCCGAGGGCGGCGGGACCCTGACGGTCGAGGTCGACTGGATGGTCAATTCCGGACCGGAGCTGGCCTATGTCGCCCGTGAGACCACCAAGGTCACGGTGCGCCCTCTGAAGAGCGGCGCGCGGCGGGTGGAGTTCGACACCACGATCACCTCCCGCGTCGACGCCCTGGGCCTAGGCGGCAGCGAGGACGATCGCGGCTTCGGCGGCTTCTCGATCCGTCTCGTCGATCCCGAGCACCTGACCTTCGCCTCGGCGGGGAAGACGATCACGCCGAATGGCGCGGCGATCACCGCCGGCGGCAATATGGGCTTCGCCTGGACCGGCGACGGCGCCCCCGCCTGGGCGGTGGGACTGGCCTGCAAGGCCAATGGTCAGGCGGTGACGCGCTGGATGCTGTACAACGACCGTTCGATGCAGAACTGCGTCTTCCCCGGCCGCGCGCCGCTTGTCCTGAAGAAGGACGAGGCGTTGCATCTGCAGGAAACCTTGGTCATTCGTTCCATTCCCAAGAAGAAGTCCCCGTAA
- a CDS encoding TetR/AcrR family transcriptional regulator has translation MSGVAKVPPTKAPVARGRPGQPKPRVDKAARGLAVLDAAVEVFSEKGLQVATMQDVADRMGVAKILIYRLYPSRQSLIDALFGEMLTRIEADAGRPWGGYGSSIARLVEMSRANPKLALLLLRDARGAPEAAVWRAALEALLTKLIEPFVAPTPKASDAARATCRHAARTFMPFVIEAWAAGVEETDGMDDATRTRWFGEIVRAWREATYAAAGLTTPPLPPPHAS, from the coding sequence ATGAGCGGAGTCGCGAAAGTCCCCCCGACCAAGGCCCCTGTCGCCAGAGGCCGCCCAGGCCAGCCCAAGCCCCGGGTCGACAAGGCCGCGCGCGGTCTCGCGGTGCTGGACGCCGCCGTCGAGGTGTTTTCCGAGAAGGGCCTGCAGGTCGCCACCATGCAGGACGTCGCCGACCGCATGGGCGTGGCCAAGATCCTGATCTACCGGCTGTATCCCTCACGCCAGAGCCTGATCGACGCCCTGTTTGGCGAGATGCTGACCCGCATCGAGGCCGACGCCGGCCGCCCCTGGGGCGGCTACGGCTCCAGCATCGCGCGCCTGGTCGAGATGTCCCGCGCCAATCCGAAGCTGGCCTTGCTGCTGCTGCGCGACGCGCGAGGCGCGCCCGAGGCCGCCGTCTGGCGCGCGGCCCTGGAAGCCCTGCTGACGAAGCTGATCGAACCGTTCGTCGCGCCGACACCGAAGGCTTCGGACGCGGCCCGCGCCACGTGTCGCCACGCCGCGCGCACCTTTATGCCGTTCGTGATCGAGGCCTGGGCGGCCGGGGTCGAGGAAACCGATGGCATGGACGACGCTACGCGCACCCGCTGGTTCGGCGAGATCGTCCGAGCGTGGCGCGAAGCGACCTATGCAGCGGCGGGGCTTACGACTCCGCCTCTTCCGCCGCCTCACGCTTCTTGA
- a CDS encoding TVP38/TMEM64 family protein gives MIRRIIDFVTNMDARAWRTVAVSFVLFGGVGVVFLFGAQLLGVNGETAVEHWLGAASGPWALPMAVAAFAVMAFLGVPQFVLIAAAVVAFGPWTGFAYSWIGTLVSSLVGFWLGRAYGARILRDFAGEGVNKFMRMIGKNGFMASLIVRLVPSAPFIVVNMAAGVTPMKLRDFAAGTAIGIVPKIALTAFAGNSIVQAMKGGGKQHLVMIALAIVIWLAMGLFSRAWLKKREAAEEAES, from the coding sequence GTGATCCGCCGCATCATCGACTTCGTGACCAATATGGACGCCCGCGCCTGGCGCACGGTGGCGGTCTCGTTCGTGCTGTTTGGCGGAGTCGGCGTCGTTTTCCTGTTCGGCGCGCAGTTGCTGGGGGTCAACGGCGAGACAGCCGTCGAGCATTGGCTGGGCGCGGCCAGCGGGCCTTGGGCCCTGCCGATGGCCGTGGCGGCCTTCGCGGTCATGGCCTTCCTGGGCGTGCCGCAGTTCGTGCTGATCGCCGCGGCGGTGGTGGCCTTCGGGCCGTGGACGGGTTTCGCCTATAGTTGGATAGGCACCCTGGTCTCGTCCCTGGTCGGCTTCTGGCTGGGACGGGCGTATGGCGCGCGGATCCTGCGCGACTTCGCGGGCGAGGGCGTCAACAAGTTCATGCGGATGATCGGCAAGAACGGCTTCATGGCCAGCCTGATCGTCCGGCTGGTGCCCTCGGCGCCGTTTATCGTCGTCAACATGGCCGCCGGCGTCACGCCGATGAAGCTGCGCGACTTCGCCGCCGGCACCGCCATCGGCATCGTACCGAAGATCGCCCTGACCGCCTTCGCCGGCAATTCGATCGTCCAGGCCATGAAGGGCGGCGGCAAGCAGCACCTCGTCATGATCGCCCTGGCCATCGTCATCTGGCTGGCCATGGGCCTGTTCAGCCGCGCCTGGCTCAAGAAGCGTGAGGCGGCGGAAGAGGCGGAGTCGTAA
- a CDS encoding DMT family transporter, with amino-acid sequence MIWIPITVVATVFQVARNAAQRSVMGGAGPWGATLVRFLFGLPFAAVFALIAVLATPGLDFHPHARFWVACVAGAAFQIGATAAMLTAMQRSSFALGTALQQSGLPFALIFGALVFKDHVGPVAWTGGLIATGGLAALSWPRGEVVIRQGAVLAGLTSGAFFALCANCFRQAALALDPVHPPAAAFTTVLVVQAIQTVALTSYLAWRNPDSLRAVVAAWRQSLGAGFCGAAASGLWFTAMALSPVGPVRAVGVVEIPVAAIAGRRLFKERLTLFQIGACGITALGVVMAALG; translated from the coding sequence ATGATCTGGATCCCCATCACCGTCGTCGCCACGGTCTTCCAGGTGGCGCGCAACGCCGCCCAGCGCTCGGTCATGGGCGGAGCGGGGCCGTGGGGGGCGACCCTGGTCCGTTTCCTGTTCGGCCTGCCGTTCGCCGCCGTTTTCGCCCTGATCGCCGTGCTGGCGACGCCGGGGCTCGATTTTCACCCGCACGCCAGGTTCTGGGTCGCCTGCGTCGCCGGGGCGGCGTTCCAGATCGGCGCGACGGCGGCGATGCTGACGGCGATGCAGCGCTCTTCGTTCGCCCTGGGCACGGCCCTGCAGCAGAGCGGCCTGCCGTTCGCGCTGATCTTCGGGGCGCTGGTGTTCAAGGACCACGTCGGCCCGGTCGCCTGGACCGGCGGACTGATCGCGACCGGCGGGCTGGCCGCGTTGTCGTGGCCGCGGGGCGAGGTGGTGATCCGCCAGGGCGCGGTGCTGGCCGGACTGACCTCCGGGGCCTTCTTCGCCCTATGCGCAAACTGCTTCCGGCAGGCGGCCCTGGCCCTGGATCCCGTCCATCCGCCGGCCGCCGCCTTCACGACCGTGCTGGTGGTTCAGGCCATCCAGACGGTCGCCCTGACCAGCTATCTCGCTTGGCGCAATCCGGACTCGCTGAGGGCGGTGGTCGCCGCCTGGCGGCAGTCGCTGGGCGCGGGGTTCTGCGGCGCGGCGGCCTCCGGCCTGTGGTTCACGGCCATGGCCTTGTCGCCCGTCGGGCCGGTGAGGGCGGTCGGTGTGGTCGAAATACCGGTCGCCGCCATCGCCGGACGTCGTCTGTTCAAGGAGCGTCTGACTCTGTTCCAGATCGGCGCCTGCGGCATAACGGCGCTCGGGGTCGTCATGGCCGCGCTCGGCTAG
- a CDS encoding alkyl/aryl-sulfatase, translating to MRKEILAAGVAVLAMVAGAARAGDPATTITADRQKAFAATLPMADRQDFAFADQGFLGTRADPLIKRADGQAAWNLAAYDFLKGEPPATVNPSLWRQAQLLSKHGLFKVSDRVYQVRGFDISNITFVRGDSGWIVIDPLTMKETAKAALDLVNEKLGVLPVKAVIYTHSHSDHFGGVRGVVDEADVKAGKVAIVAPEGFMKEVAAENILAGNAMSRRAQYQFGVMLPPGVEGQITSGIGQNIARGSITLIPPTVSIDHTGQELTLDGVKIRFQYTPSTEAPAEMNLYFPDLRILDMAENANVSMHNILTPRGALVRDSKAWADDLTESIRLFGDVSDTMITSHGWPRFGGAVVRDFLADHRDAYKYLHDQTVRMMNLGMTGDEIAARIELPPTLSKDWFNRGYYGSMSFNSRAVYQRYMGFYDANPAHLVPSPPADAGKRYVAAMGGAAKVKALAKEAVEKGDYAWAATLLNHAVMTDDGDKEAKALLAAAYTQMGYQTENSLWRNIYLTGADELRGGVRKLPASMTPLDMLAALDSAMIFDVLSVRLNPDKAKDAHLRIVFVFPDRNERFLVEVRNGVLVAQAVPKSENGEGEKADATLTVARPVFLESLFTGKSLVPKILTGEVKLEGDRAALGRMTGWFDAFPTDFPIVTRPN from the coding sequence ATGCGCAAGGAAATTCTGGCGGCCGGTGTCGCGGTTCTGGCGATGGTCGCGGGCGCGGCGAGAGCAGGGGATCCGGCCACCACGATCACGGCCGACAGGCAGAAGGCCTTCGCCGCGACGCTGCCGATGGCCGACCGCCAGGACTTCGCCTTCGCCGACCAGGGCTTCCTGGGCACCCGCGCCGATCCGCTGATCAAGCGCGCCGACGGCCAGGCGGCGTGGAACCTTGCGGCCTACGATTTCCTGAAGGGCGAGCCGCCCGCGACCGTGAACCCTAGCCTGTGGCGACAGGCGCAGCTGCTGTCCAAGCACGGGCTCTTCAAGGTCAGTGATCGCGTCTACCAGGTGCGCGGCTTCGACATCTCCAACATCACCTTCGTGCGCGGGGACAGCGGCTGGATCGTCATCGACCCGCTGACCATGAAGGAAACGGCCAAGGCGGCGCTGGACCTCGTCAACGAGAAGCTGGGCGTCCTGCCGGTCAAGGCGGTGATCTACACCCACAGCCACAGCGACCATTTCGGCGGCGTGCGTGGCGTGGTCGACGAGGCCGACGTCAAGGCCGGCAAGGTCGCCATCGTCGCCCCCGAGGGCTTCATGAAGGAGGTCGCCGCCGAGAACATCCTGGCCGGCAACGCCATGAGCCGTCGGGCCCAGTACCAGTTCGGCGTCATGCTGCCGCCGGGCGTCGAGGGACAGATCACCTCCGGCATCGGCCAGAACATCGCGCGCGGCTCGATCACCCTGATCCCGCCGACGGTCAGCATCGACCATACGGGCCAGGAACTGACCCTGGACGGCGTGAAGATCCGCTTCCAGTACACGCCCTCGACCGAGGCCCCGGCCGAGATGAACCTCTATTTCCCGGACCTGCGCATCCTGGACATGGCCGAGAACGCCAATGTCTCGATGCACAACATCCTGACGCCGCGCGGCGCGCTGGTCCGCGACAGCAAGGCCTGGGCCGACGACCTGACCGAGTCGATCCGCCTGTTCGGCGACGTCTCCGACACCATGATCACCAGCCACGGCTGGCCGCGCTTCGGCGGGGCGGTGGTCCGCGACTTCCTGGCCGATCACCGCGACGCCTATAAATACCTTCACGACCAGACGGTGCGGATGATGAACCTCGGCATGACCGGCGACGAGATCGCCGCGCGGATCGAGCTGCCGCCGACGCTTTCCAAGGACTGGTTCAATCGCGGCTACTACGGCTCCATGAGCTTCAACAGCCGGGCGGTCTATCAGCGCTACATGGGCTTCTACGACGCCAACCCGGCGCATCTGGTCCCGTCGCCGCCGGCCGACGCGGGCAAGCGCTATGTCGCGGCCATGGGCGGCGCGGCCAAGGTCAAGGCGTTGGCCAAGGAGGCGGTGGAGAAAGGCGACTATGCCTGGGCCGCCACCTTGCTGAACCACGCGGTCATGACCGACGACGGCGACAAGGAGGCCAAGGCTCTGCTGGCCGCCGCCTACACGCAGATGGGCTACCAGACCGAGAACAGCCTGTGGCGGAACATCTACCTGACCGGCGCCGACGAACTGCGGGGCGGGGTGCGCAAGCTGCCGGCCTCGATGACCCCGCTGGATATGTTGGCGGCGCTGGACAGCGCGATGATCTTCGACGTGCTGTCGGTGCGCCTGAACCCTGACAAGGCCAAGGACGCGCACCTGCGGATCGTCTTCGTCTTCCCGGATCGGAACGAACGGTTCCTGGTCGAGGTGCGCAACGGCGTGTTGGTCGCCCAGGCGGTCCCCAAAAGCGAAAATGGTGAGGGCGAAAAAGCCGACGCCACCCTGACTGTCGCGCGGCCGGTGTTCCTGGAATCTCTGTTCACGGGCAAGTCGCTGGTTCCGAAGATCCTGACCGGCGAGGTCAAGCTCGAGGGGGATCGCGCGGCGCTGGGGCGGATGACGGGATGGTTTGACGCCTTCCCGACGGACTTCCCGATCGTTACACGCCCAAACTAA
- a CDS encoding rod shape-determining protein, translating to MFSSLFGVISNDIAIDLGTANTLIYMKGKGIVLNEPSVVALRNVGGRKIVHAVGIEAKQMLGRTPGHMEAIRPMRDGVIADFEVAEEMIKYFIRKVHNRKGFVNPKVIVCVPSGATAVERRAINDSCLNASARRVGLIDEPMAAAIGAGLPIHEPTGSMVVDIGGGTTEVAVLSLSGIVYSRSVRVGGDKMDEAIISYMRRHHNLLIGETTAERIKKEIGTARAPADGEGLSIDVKGRDLMQGVPREVRISEKQAADALAEPVGQIVEAVKVALEATPPELASDIADKGIMLTGGGALLRGLDAEIRDHTGLPVTVADDPLSCVALGCGKVLEHPKWMKGVLESTLA from the coding sequence ATGTTTTCTTCCCTCTTCGGCGTGATCTCGAACGACATCGCCATCGACCTCGGTACGGCCAACACCCTCATTTACATGAAGGGCAAGGGGATCGTTCTGAATGAACCGTCGGTGGTCGCCCTGCGCAATGTCGGCGGTCGCAAGATCGTCCACGCCGTGGGCATCGAGGCCAAGCAGATGCTGGGTCGCACCCCGGGCCACATGGAAGCCATCCGCCCGATGCGCGACGGCGTGATCGCCGACTTCGAAGTCGCCGAAGAGATGATCAAGTACTTCATCCGCAAGGTTCACAACCGCAAGGGCTTCGTGAACCCCAAGGTGATCGTGTGCGTGCCGTCGGGCGCCACCGCCGTCGAACGTCGCGCCATCAACGACAGCTGCCTTAACGCTTCGGCCCGCCGCGTGGGCCTGATCGACGAGCCGATGGCCGCCGCGATCGGCGCCGGCCTGCCGATCCACGAGCCGACCGGCTCGATGGTCGTCGACATCGGCGGCGGCACCACCGAGGTGGCCGTGCTGTCGCTGTCGGGCATCGTCTATTCGCGCTCGGTCCGCGTCGGCGGCGACAAGATGGACGAGGCGATCATCAGCTACATGCGCCGCCACCATAACCTGCTGATCGGCGAAACGACCGCCGAGCGCATCAAGAAGGAAATCGGCACCGCTCGCGCGCCGGCCGACGGCGAGGGGCTGTCGATCGACGTCAAGGGCCGCGACCTGATGCAGGGCGTGCCGCGCGAAGTCCGCATCAGCGAGAAGCAGGCCGCCGACGCCCTGGCCGAACCGGTCGGGCAGATCGTCGAAGCCGTGAAGGTGGCCCTGGAAGCCACCCCGCCGGAACTGGCCAGCGACATCGCCGACAAGGGCATCATGCTGACCGGCGGCGGCGCGCTGCTGCGCGGCCTGGACGCCGAAATCCGCGACCACACCGGTCTGCCGGTCACCGTGGCCGATGATCCGCTATCGTGCGTGGCCCTGGGCTGCGGCAAGGTTCTCGAGCATCCGAAGTGGATGAAGGGCGTCCTGGAATCCACGCTGGCCTAA
- a CDS encoding DUF2171 domain-containing protein, protein MIDLSQIKEHQEVVGSDGGHVGRVDHIIGGEIELAKLDLGAGFKHHLIPLDWVEYINDDKLHLSVTKDDAKSKWREKPKD, encoded by the coding sequence ATGATCGACCTCTCGCAAATCAAGGAACACCAGGAAGTCGTCGGCTCGGACGGCGGCCATGTCGGTCGCGTGGACCACATCATCGGCGGTGAGATCGAGCTGGCCAAGCTGGATCTGGGCGCGGGCTTCAAGCACCACCTGATCCCGCTGGACTGGGTGGAATATATCAATGACGACAAGCTCCACCTGAGCGTGACCAAGGACGACGCCAAGTCCAAGTGGCGCGAAAAGCCCAAGGACTAG
- a CDS encoding pyridoxal phosphate-dependent aminotransferase: MSLESAALRRIAPSATIAISAKARALKAAGRDIIALSAGEPDFDTPDNIKNAAIDAIKAGKTKYTDPDGMPELKAAICAKFKRENGLDYKPSQVHVAPGGKPVIYNALVATLNPGDEVIIPAPYWVSYPDMVLLAGGAPISVETTAESGFKITPQALEAAITPKTKWLIINSPSNPSGGAYKREELQAIAEVLLRHPQVWVLTDDMYEHLVFDDFEFTTIAQVEPKLYDRTLTMNGVSKGYSMTGWRIGYAAGPEALIKAMGKMISQTTSNPCSISQWAALEALNGTQDFIKPNAKLFQERRDLVVSMLNQATGLHCPTPEGAFYVYPSCAGLIGKTAPSGKVIATDEDFAGELLEAEGVAVVHGAAFGLSPFFRISYATSNEVLEDACARIQRFCASVK, translated from the coding sequence ATGTCGCTCGAGTCCGCCGCCCTGCGGCGCATCGCACCGTCGGCCACCATCGCCATCAGCGCCAAGGCGCGCGCGCTGAAAGCCGCCGGCCGCGACATCATCGCCCTTTCCGCGGGCGAGCCGGACTTCGACACGCCGGACAATATCAAGAACGCCGCCATCGACGCGATCAAAGCCGGCAAGACCAAGTACACCGACCCGGACGGCATGCCCGAGCTGAAGGCCGCCATCTGCGCCAAGTTCAAGCGCGAGAACGGCCTGGACTACAAGCCGAGCCAGGTCCACGTCGCCCCGGGCGGCAAGCCGGTGATCTACAACGCCCTGGTCGCCACTCTGAACCCGGGCGACGAGGTCATCATCCCCGCGCCCTACTGGGTCTCTTACCCCGACATGGTTCTGCTGGCCGGCGGCGCGCCCATCTCGGTCGAGACCACCGCCGAGAGCGGCTTCAAGATCACGCCGCAAGCTCTGGAAGCGGCGATCACGCCGAAGACCAAGTGGCTGATCATCAACAGCCCGTCGAACCCCTCGGGCGGCGCGTACAAGCGCGAAGAACTGCAGGCGATCGCCGAGGTGCTGCTGCGTCACCCGCAGGTCTGGGTGCTGACCGACGACATGTACGAGCACCTGGTGTTCGACGACTTCGAGTTCACCACCATCGCCCAGGTCGAGCCCAAGCTCTATGACCGCACCCTGACGATGAACGGCGTCTCGAAGGGCTATTCGATGACCGGCTGGCGCATCGGCTACGCCGCCGGCCCCGAAGCGCTGATCAAGGCCATGGGCAAGATGATCAGCCAGACGACGTCCAACCCCTGCTCGATCTCGCAGTGGGCGGCGCTGGAAGCGCTGAACGGCACGCAGGACTTCATCAAGCCGAACGCCAAGCTGTTCCAGGAACGCCGCGACCTGGTGGTGTCGATGCTTAACCAGGCCACCGGCCTGCACTGCCCGACCCCGGAAGGCGCCTTCTACGTCTACCCGTCGTGCGCCGGCCTGATCGGCAAGACCGCGCCCTCGGGCAAGGTCATCGCGACGGACGAGGACTTCGCCGGCGAGCTGCTGGAAGCCGAGGGCGTGGCGGTCGTGCACGGCGCGGCGTTCGGCCTGTCGCCGTTCTTCCGCATCAGCTACGCGACCAGCAACGAAGTCCTGGAAGACGCCTGCGCGCGCATCCAGCGCTTCTGCGCCAGCGTGAAATAG
- a CDS encoding 2-isopropylmalate synthase — MTSVPTAAFDKRDNVVIFDTTMRDGEQSPGASMSLEEKLELAKILEEMGVDIIEAGFPIASNGDFEAVREVAKIVKNSTIAGLCRAHQVDIDRCAEALKPTQRGRIHVVIATSDLHMKHKLQMEPDAVIDIIARSVTHARNLRDDVEWSAEDATRSDREFLRRATETAIKAGATTINLPDTVGYTYPSEYADLFNWMVNNVEGADKVIFSTHCHNDLGLAVANSLAGVQGGARQVECAVNGLGERAGNAALEEIVMALKVRGDRLPYQTGIDTTHITRASRYVSAITGFPVQYNKAIVGKNAFAHESGIHQDGMLKNRETYEIMTPESVGQAPSSLVMGKHSGSHAFRAKLKDLGYELGENALKEAFGRFKDLADRKKHVYDDDIIALVDDALARGSEKIRVSHLRVVAGTDGQSAELTLDVDGQSKTAEATGDGPVDAVFNAIHKIVPHEAALRLFQVHAVTEGTDAQAQVSVRLEEDGRIATGAAADTDTLTASAKAYVNALNNLFARKEKSRPEAAIASGF; from the coding sequence ATGACTTCCGTACCGACCGCAGCTTTCGACAAGCGCGACAACGTCGTCATTTTCGACACCACCATGCGCGACGGCGAGCAATCGCCCGGCGCCTCGATGTCGCTGGAAGAGAAGCTGGAACTGGCCAAGATCCTCGAGGAGATGGGGGTCGACATCATCGAGGCCGGCTTCCCGATCGCCTCGAACGGCGACTTCGAGGCCGTCCGTGAGGTGGCCAAGATCGTCAAGAACTCGACCATCGCCGGCCTGTGCCGCGCCCACCAGGTCGACATCGACCGCTGCGCTGAGGCCCTCAAGCCCACCCAGCGCGGCCGGATCCACGTGGTCATCGCCACGTCCGACCTGCACATGAAGCACAAGCTGCAGATGGAGCCGGACGCCGTCATCGACATCATCGCCCGCTCGGTGACCCACGCCCGCAACCTGCGCGACGACGTCGAGTGGTCGGCCGAGGACGCCACCCGCAGCGACCGCGAGTTCCTGCGCCGCGCCACCGAGACCGCCATCAAGGCTGGCGCCACGACGATCAACCTGCCCGACACGGTCGGCTACACCTATCCGTCGGAATATGCCGATCTGTTCAACTGGATGGTCAACAACGTCGAGGGCGCCGACAAGGTGATCTTCTCGACCCACTGCCACAACGACCTGGGCTTGGCCGTGGCCAACAGCCTGGCCGGCGTGCAGGGCGGGGCCCGCCAGGTCGAGTGCGCGGTAAACGGCCTGGGCGAGCGCGCCGGCAACGCCGCGCTGGAAGAGATCGTCATGGCTCTGAAGGTGCGCGGCGACCGTCTGCCCTACCAGACCGGCATCGACACCACGCACATCACCCGGGCCAGCCGTTACGTCTCGGCCATCACCGGCTTCCCGGTGCAGTACAATAAGGCCATCGTCGGCAAGAACGCCTTCGCGCACGAGAGCGGCATCCACCAGGACGGCATGCTCAAGAACCGCGAGACCTACGAGATCATGACGCCGGAGTCGGTGGGTCAAGCCCCGTCGAGCCTGGTCATGGGCAAGCACTCGGGCAGCCACGCCTTCCGCGCCAAGCTGAAGGATCTGGGCTACGAGCTGGGCGAGAACGCGCTGAAGGAAGCCTTCGGCCGCTTCAAGGACCTGGCCGACCGCAAGAAGCACGTCTACGACGACGACATCATCGCCCTGGTCGACGACGCCCTGGCGCGCGGCTCGGAGAAGATCCGCGTTTCGCACCTGCGCGTGGTGGCCGGCACCGACGGCCAGTCGGCGGAACTGACCCTGGACGTCGACGGCCAATCCAAGACGGCCGAGGCCACGGGCGACGGCCCGGTGGACGCCGTCTTCAACGCCATCCACAAGATCGTGCCCCACGAGGCCGCCCTGCGCCTGTTCCAGGTGCACGCGGTGACCGAGGGCACCGACGCCCAGGCCCAGGTCTCGGTGCGTCTGGAAGAGGATGGCCGCATCGCCACCGGCGCGGCCGCCGACACCGACACGCTCACGGCCTCGGCCAAGGCGTACGTCAACGCGCTGAACAACCTCTTCGCCCGCAAGGAGAAGAGCCGGCCGGAAGCGGCGATCGCCAGCGGCTTCTAG
- a CDS encoding ParA family protein has translation MKTLAVISRKGGSGKTTLSVNLAITAHLAGLKVMLADIDPQRSASDSVRARTGDGPFLAEINAGKLFSTKAQAQQADFDAVIIDTPAAPEAEVLQAINSADLCVLVCRPTFLDIASVARSAESVRRLGKKGIIVLSQAPSRRNGVEPPAVLKAAEALRFTGMPLAPIGLRARTVFQQSVAHGRSVCEWEPGSAAAEEINRLWDLIAPMLLGDHVKTLAANQA, from the coding sequence GTGAAGACCTTGGCTGTGATCTCGCGCAAGGGCGGCTCCGGCAAGACGACCTTGTCGGTCAATCTCGCCATCACCGCGCACTTGGCGGGGTTGAAGGTCATGCTCGCCGATATCGACCCGCAGCGTTCGGCGTCGGATTCCGTGCGCGCACGCACCGGCGACGGCCCGTTCCTGGCCGAAATCAACGCTGGCAAGCTGTTCTCGACCAAGGCCCAGGCCCAGCAGGCCGACTTCGACGCCGTGATCATCGACACCCCCGCCGCGCCCGAGGCCGAAGTCCTGCAGGCGATCAACAGCGCCGACCTCTGCGTTCTCGTCTGTCGCCCGACCTTCCTGGACATCGCCTCGGTGGCGCGCTCGGCCGAGTCGGTCCGTCGCCTGGGCAAGAAGGGCATCATCGTTCTCAGCCAGGCCCCCTCGCGCCGCAACGGCGTGGAGCCGCCGGCCGTGCTGAAGGCCGCCGAAGCCCTGCGCTTCACCGGCATGCCGCTAGCCCCGATCGGCCTGCGCGCCCGCACCGTCTTCCAGCAGTCGGTGGCCCACGGCCGCTCGGTCTGCGAATGGGAGCCGGGCTCGGCCGCCGCCGAGGAGATCAACCGGCTGTGGGACCTGATCGCCCCTATGCTGCTGGGCGACCACGTCAAGACCCTCGCCGCCAACCAGGCCTGA
- a CDS encoding DUF4169 family protein: MADIVNLNQARKAKAKADDKVRTSENRAKFGRTKAEKTLDAARADKLKRDLDGAKRED, encoded by the coding sequence ATGGCCGACATCGTCAATCTGAACCAGGCCCGCAAGGCTAAGGCCAAGGCCGATGACAAGGTCCGGACGTCCGAGAACCGCGCCAAGTTCGGCCGCACCAAGGCCGAGAAGACCCTGGACGCGGCGCGGGCCGACAAGCTGAAACGCGACCTCGACGGCGCCAAGCGCGAGGACTGA
- a CDS encoding glutathione S-transferase family protein: protein MYTLYGSPSTAGTAIHWLLLELGVPFEAKLLDFDKGEHKTPNYLALNPDGVVPTLIVDGAPVTQMAGIATLLAERHPEAGFAPPLGSPARAEYLSWTLWLANSFQPHFRAWFYPHEPAGGEAQRAVQAAARERIEAGLARLDARLVDRDYLVGDHFTTVDLLATILCRWTRNMPKPATEWPNLKRYLDTIRQRPALREVHAREGLTDWIDG from the coding sequence ATGTACACGCTCTATGGTTCGCCCAGCACGGCCGGCACGGCCATCCATTGGCTGTTGCTCGAATTGGGCGTGCCGTTCGAGGCCAAGCTGCTTGATTTCGACAAGGGCGAGCACAAGACGCCCAACTATCTGGCGCTCAATCCCGACGGCGTCGTGCCGACCCTGATCGTCGACGGCGCGCCGGTCACCCAGATGGCGGGCATCGCGACCCTGCTGGCTGAGCGTCATCCGGAAGCCGGCTTCGCGCCGCCGCTTGGATCGCCCGCGCGCGCCGAATATCTCAGCTGGACGCTGTGGCTGGCCAACAGCTTTCAGCCCCATTTCCGGGCCTGGTTCTATCCGCACGAGCCCGCCGGCGGAGAAGCCCAGCGAGCCGTGCAGGCCGCCGCCCGCGAGCGCATCGAGGCGGGTCTTGCGCGGCTGGACGCCCGCCTGGTCGACCGCGACTATCTGGTCGGCGACCACTTCACGACCGTGGACCTGCTGGCGACCATCCTGTGCCGCTGGACGCGCAACATGCCCAAGCCAGCGACTGAATGGCCAAACCTGAAGCGCTATCTCGACACGATCCGCCAGCGGCCGGCGCTGCGCGAAGTTCACGCCCGCGAAGGCCTGACCGACTGGATCGACGGGTAG